The proteins below come from a single Eubacterium limosum genomic window:
- a CDS encoding bifunctional metallophosphatase/5'-nucleotidase, producing MKPEKNLIILTTNDLHGALVSSPGVVGADYTAALKRDYRDALLLDAGDAIQGSALAALSKGRDVIALMNAAGYDAMAAGNHEFDYGLDTLLSNARRADFPILSANSSRDGKPVLAGEAYNGGHKINNGAYTLLKRQGITVGIFGITTPEIANGAGEAEPKEVRGIHFISPLTSSREIIRKLKELGAEIIICLAHLGIDPGSAPENQSVGLAEALGENSGLDIIIDGHSHSVFAEKRINGILLQQSGSGAQRIGKIMINPVTHRARGSFLEEETIKKTCKPDKRVTVLADWLVKGHAAKLAPVVARIQTALWGGTVNGINEARVAETNLGDAIADAMADAAKERFKSQMTGACIFEDMPVIALHNGGGIRASLHRGQITAGDCLDVLPFGNRLYFREATPRILYQALENGVSRVRGQDPETGRIIGAGGGFPQISGVTMVYSPDRPVGERVMSVTLDSGQLLDPEDDKTPVILVIDEAKIDGGDGYTMLMNLPELGDGGILETVFRDWLSKITAEKGAVDRPPSISRIQTAGAYQPKPYDACVRITHGNQPASGKRIAGCIDGETHFQAILGKDGILHLRGMADGPHTISIDGGDEVLVNNYSGAGLVKGGITVSVSLKKKSGCQEKNCRTHRRTTRKKESTLTQR from the coding sequence ATGAAACCAGAAAAGAATCTGATTATTTTAACCACCAATGATCTGCACGGCGCATTAGTAAGCAGCCCCGGCGTTGTTGGTGCAGACTATACAGCAGCCCTAAAAAGAGACTATCGAGACGCCCTTTTGTTGGATGCCGGCGATGCCATTCAGGGCAGTGCGTTAGCAGCTTTAAGCAAAGGAAGAGATGTCATCGCACTTATGAACGCAGCGGGCTATGATGCCATGGCCGCTGGAAACCACGAGTTTGACTATGGGCTGGATACATTGCTGTCAAATGCGCGCCGCGCCGATTTTCCCATTCTCTCGGCCAACAGCTCCCGGGACGGAAAACCCGTGCTGGCCGGAGAAGCCTACAACGGCGGCCATAAAATCAATAATGGAGCCTATACCCTATTAAAACGACAGGGTATCACTGTCGGTATCTTTGGTATAACGACACCGGAAATAGCTAACGGTGCAGGGGAAGCAGAGCCGAAGGAAGTGCGTGGAATACACTTTATAAGCCCCCTGACCAGCAGTCGGGAAATCATCAGAAAATTAAAGGAGCTGGGCGCAGAGATTATTATCTGTCTGGCTCATCTCGGAATAGATCCGGGCAGCGCGCCAGAGAACCAGAGTGTTGGTCTGGCGGAAGCCCTGGGAGAAAACAGCGGGCTTGACATCATCATCGACGGACACAGCCATTCTGTTTTTGCCGAAAAAAGGATCAATGGGATTCTTCTACAGCAAAGCGGAAGCGGCGCCCAGCGTATCGGAAAAATCATGATCAATCCTGTAACGCACAGAGCCAGAGGCAGCTTTTTAGAAGAGGAGACCATCAAAAAAACCTGCAAACCGGATAAAAGAGTAACAGTGCTCGCAGACTGGCTGGTAAAAGGCCACGCGGCGAAGCTGGCACCTGTGGTGGCAAGGATTCAGACCGCTCTTTGGGGCGGTACGGTCAATGGGATTAATGAAGCGCGGGTCGCCGAGACGAATCTGGGAGATGCGATTGCCGACGCTATGGCAGATGCGGCGAAGGAACGTTTTAAAAGCCAAATGACCGGCGCCTGTATTTTTGAAGACATGCCAGTCATTGCGCTCCATAACGGCGGCGGTATCCGTGCCAGCCTTCACCGCGGTCAGATAACAGCCGGAGACTGTCTGGATGTACTCCCCTTTGGCAACCGGCTGTATTTCAGAGAGGCAACACCCAGAATCCTGTATCAGGCTTTGGAAAACGGTGTAAGCCGTGTCAGGGGGCAGGACCCGGAGACTGGAAGAATTATTGGCGCTGGCGGCGGCTTCCCTCAGATTTCGGGTGTTACCATGGTCTACAGCCCCGACCGCCCAGTCGGAGAACGGGTGATGTCCGTAACGCTGGATTCTGGCCAGCTCCTGGATCCTGAGGACGATAAAACGCCTGTGATACTGGTCATCGACGAAGCAAAAATTGACGGCGGCGATGGTTATACCATGCTCATGAACCTTCCAGAGCTCGGTGACGGCGGAATCCTGGAGACGGTTTTCAGAGACTGGCTTTCTAAAATAACAGCGGAAAAAGGCGCGGTGGACAGGCCTCCCTCCATCAGCCGGATACAAACAGCCGGGGCCTATCAGCCAAAGCCCTATGACGCATGTGTTCGCATTACACACGGCAACCAGCCAGCTTCGGGAAAGCGTATTGCAGGCTGTATTGACGGTGAAACGCACTTCCAGGCAATTCTAGGAAAAGACGGTATATTACATTTAAGGGGGATGGCAGACGGGCCTCATACCATCAGCATAGATGGCGGAGACGAGGTGCTGGTCAATAATTACAGCGGCGCGGGACTGGTTAAAGGTGGCATAACAGTAAGCGTCAGTCTTAAAAAAAAGAGTGGTTGCCAGGAAAAAAATTGCAGAACACACAGAAGAACAACCAGAAAAAAAGAAAGCACTTTAACCCAGCGCTAA
- a CDS encoding SDR family NAD(P)-dependent oxidoreductase has translation MKKIFPERFKGQVIVLTGAARGIGKATALRAAREGARLVLTDRLEKEGSEVLKAVTEEGGEAILLCLDLSIEENARKMVEEAVKVYGRIDIAINNAGVMGNPDPVHALTKEQMDYTMANNFYSVFYSCKYELQQFMKQKKGGAVVNNASIAGLTGLPGNPAYVASKHAVNGLTKNLALDYARFGIRVNSVNPAGTDTPMVKEAYEFVMQKQKEAQANGVSEQEAQSMAGQKTESMLKRDALAEEQAASILFLASDDASHMTGEIVATDGGWTSF, from the coding sequence ATGAAAAAAATATTCCCGGAACGGTTTAAGGGTCAGGTCATCGTGTTAACAGGCGCTGCGCGCGGTATTGGAAAAGCCACAGCATTGAGGGCAGCAAGAGAAGGCGCAAGGCTGGTTCTGACAGACCGTCTTGAAAAGGAAGGCAGCGAAGTATTAAAGGCTGTGACAGAGGAAGGCGGCGAAGCGATTTTACTGTGCCTGGATCTGTCGATTGAGGAAAACGCCCGGAAAATGGTGGAGGAGGCTGTAAAAGTCTATGGCCGGATTGACATCGCCATCAACAATGCCGGTGTGATGGGAAATCCAGACCCTGTGCACGCCCTGACAAAGGAGCAGATGGATTATACCATGGCCAATAATTTTTATTCGGTTTTTTACAGCTGTAAATATGAGCTTCAGCAGTTTATGAAACAGAAAAAAGGCGGCGCTGTCGTCAACAATGCGTCCATCGCAGGGCTGACTGGTTTGCCGGGCAACCCTGCCTATGTAGCATCCAAACACGCGGTAAACGGGCTGACCAAAAATCTGGCATTGGATTACGCGCGCTTTGGTATCCGTGTCAATTCCGTCAATCCGGCGGGTACAGATACGCCAATGGTAAAGGAAGCATATGAATTTGTCATGCAGAAACAGAAGGAAGCACAGGCGAACGGCGTCTCTGAACAGGAAGCGCAGTCCATGGCAGGCCAGAAAACAGAATCCATGCTCAAACGCGACGCACTGGCAGAGGAACAGGCAGCTTCCATTTTATTTTTGGCGTCCGACGATGCAAGCCATATGACCGGGGAAATTGTGGCCACCGACGGCGGATGGACGTCATTTTAA
- the rapZ gene encoding RNase adapter RapZ: protein MKTIIVTGLSGAGKSQAIQILEDLGYFCVDNLPPKLIKTFIELCENTGAEIEKLALVTDIRGDIFSEAFQNSLINFKGGSRDIEMLFLEADDETLITRYQESRRKHPLTGIAGSLSESIKLEREKMSTFRQEADYVINTTDMSNKELKATLEKILQTETSEAFTQINIASFGFKYGLPMSADFVFDVRFLPNPFYKKELRSKTGEDQEVRDYVMSFGEAREFYEKVEDLIEFVIPQYRKVGKEHLEVAFGCTGGQHRSVTFAYLIEKAFRKKGYLTKISHRDITKDREAN, encoded by the coding sequence ATGAAAACTATTATCGTCACAGGTTTATCAGGAGCAGGAAAATCACAGGCAATACAGATTTTAGAAGATCTGGGCTATTTTTGTGTCGATAATCTTCCGCCAAAACTGATTAAAACCTTTATCGAGCTGTGTGAGAATACCGGCGCTGAGATTGAGAAGCTGGCGCTGGTAACCGATATCCGCGGGGATATTTTCTCAGAAGCCTTTCAGAACTCCCTTATCAATTTTAAGGGCGGCAGCAGAGACATCGAAATGCTGTTTTTGGAGGCTGATGATGAAACGCTGATCACCCGCTATCAGGAATCAAGGAGAAAGCACCCCCTGACGGGCATTGCCGGAAGCCTTTCCGAATCCATTAAGCTGGAAAGAGAAAAGATGAGCACCTTCCGGCAGGAAGCGGACTACGTGATCAATACGACGGATATGAGCAACAAGGAGCTGAAGGCAACGCTTGAAAAAATACTGCAAACAGAGACAAGCGAAGCCTTTACACAGATTAACATAGCGTCCTTTGGCTTTAAATACGGGCTGCCAATGAGTGCAGATTTCGTTTTTGACGTCCGTTTTCTCCCCAACCCATTTTATAAAAAAGAACTCCGCAGCAAAACCGGTGAAGACCAGGAAGTACGCGATTATGTAATGTCCTTCGGGGAAGCGCGCGAATTCTATGAAAAGGTCGAGGACCTGATCGAATTCGTCATTCCCCAGTACAGAAAGGTCGGGAAGGAGCATCTGGAGGTTGCTTTTGGCTGCACTGGCGGCCAGCACCGCTCCGTCACCTTTGCTTACCTTATCGAGAAGGCTTTCCGGAAAAAAGGCTATCTGACCAAGATCAGCCACCGCGACATCACAAAGGACCGGGAGGCCAATTAA
- a CDS encoding gluconeogenesis factor YvcK family protein, with product MEMKEYIREFTLKDIVTVRNPKVVALGGGTGLSVILRGLKKYTNRLTAIVTVGDDGGSSGMLRQDLGILPPGDIRNCILALADDENVMQSLFNYRFTEGGLEGHNFGNLFLAAMNGISNDFYDAVRRTSDVLQIKGRVLPVTLDDMTLNASLDNGETVVGESQIPKAACEKHCRIEKIFLKPDKIEPLEETLEAIKMADIVIIGPGSLYTSVIPNLLVDGIESAIKENRGRKFYVGNIMTQPGETDGYTQCDHVRAIEAHLKIKERRLFQYCVFNSGDLPDYVARQYQKYSSEKVEIGEMLPEYQYVTDDFIIVENGRIRHDADLLARRIFEAYVNSK from the coding sequence ATGGAAATGAAAGAATATATCAGGGAGTTTACCCTGAAGGATATCGTCACCGTCCGTAACCCCAAGGTGGTTGCACTGGGCGGCGGTACGGGCCTGTCCGTTATTCTGAGAGGCCTGAAAAAGTATACTAACCGTCTCACCGCCATTGTAACAGTGGGAGACGACGGCGGAAGCTCCGGAATGCTGCGGCAGGATCTGGGCATTTTGCCGCCAGGCGATATAAGGAACTGTATTCTGGCGCTGGCCGACGATGAGAATGTTATGCAGTCTCTGTTCAATTACCGCTTTACCGAAGGCGGTCTGGAGGGGCATAACTTTGGAAATCTGTTCTTAGCGGCCATGAACGGTATCAGCAACGACTTCTACGACGCGGTTCGCCGCACCTCAGACGTCCTTCAGATTAAAGGCCGGGTACTGCCCGTCACTTTGGACGACATGACCCTGAACGCCAGTCTGGACAACGGTGAAACCGTCGTAGGCGAATCGCAGATACCAAAGGCAGCCTGCGAAAAGCACTGCCGGATCGAAAAAATCTTTCTGAAACCAGACAAAATCGAACCGCTGGAAGAGACGCTTGAGGCCATCAAAATGGCGGATATTGTCATTATAGGCCCGGGAAGCCTTTATACAAGTGTTATCCCAAACCTGCTTGTGGATGGAATCGAGTCCGCTATCAAGGAAAACAGAGGGCGAAAATTTTATGTGGGCAATATCATGACGCAGCCCGGTGAAACCGACGGCTATACTCAGTGCGACCACGTCCGCGCTATTGAAGCCCACCTGAAAATAAAAGAGCGCAGGCTTTTTCAGTACTGTGTCTTTAACAGTGGGGATCTGCCCGACTATGTGGCGCGGCAGTATCAAAAATACAGCTCCGAAAAAGTGGAAATTGGCGAAATGCTGCCGGAGTACCAGTATGTGACCGATGATTTTATCATCGTTGAAAACGGAAGAATCCGCCACGACGCGGATCTTCTGGCAAGACGAATTTTTGAAGCCTATGTAAACAGTAAATAA
- a CDS encoding tyrosine-protein phosphatase produces the protein MIDMHNHVLYGVDDGAQSIEDSVEMLFKAKEVGFSGVVLTPHYMCYQNFTSPVAENKKRCETLKKILERAGLELNLYLGSELLYEYQLVDLIDKEEFTTLAGTPWFLVETIRHGGTAIGVQNFMHKLKEKGYKAILAHPERYDFVQDDPNVLLDFMKNGALIQCNYLSLIGYYGEPSRRTLEILLKHRMVQLMGSDAHQVEGYERYPEARAAGIALVGEDEWNRIMCRNPELLIKNKGGIAVNPIPCTEEVKSSVIGRTFL, from the coding sequence ATGATTGATATGCATAACCACGTACTATATGGTGTTGACGATGGAGCCCAGAGCATTGAGGATAGTGTCGAGATGCTTTTTAAGGCGAAAGAGGTCGGCTTTTCAGGCGTTGTCTTAACGCCGCACTACATGTGCTATCAGAACTTTACCTCACCTGTGGCAGAAAATAAAAAACGATGTGAAACCCTGAAAAAAATACTGGAGCGCGCAGGACTGGAACTGAATTTGTATCTCGGCAGCGAGCTTTTATATGAGTATCAGCTGGTCGATTTAATCGACAAAGAAGAGTTTACCACCCTGGCCGGCACCCCGTGGTTTCTCGTGGAGACAATCCGGCACGGCGGCACAGCAATCGGCGTTCAGAACTTTATGCACAAGCTTAAGGAAAAAGGCTATAAGGCTATTTTAGCCCACCCCGAGCGCTACGATTTTGTACAGGACGACCCCAACGTGCTTCTGGATTTTATGAAAAACGGTGCTCTGATCCAGTGCAATTATCTGAGTCTTATCGGCTATTACGGCGAACCGTCCAGGCGCACCCTTGAGATTTTACTCAAGCACCGTATGGTGCAGCTCATGGGGAGCGACGCGCATCAGGTGGAGGGCTATGAGCGCTATCCGGAGGCCAGAGCAGCAGGCATTGCCCTTGTTGGGGAAGATGAATGGAACCGGATCATGTGCCGTAACCCAGAGCTCTTGATTAAGAATAAGGGCGGCATCGCTGTCAATCCAATCCCCTGCACAGAAGAAGTGAAGAGCAGTGTTATAGGGAGAACCTTCCTTTAA
- the whiA gene encoding DNA-binding protein WhiA yields MSFSSMIKKDLSALEPESDGCARAELSGMIASTAVIEVGERSRMSLSFKTENPAVAGRIFKLMKRLYNIAPEVFIKKTRKFKEHRYYTIGLEENEEVQKVLKDTRILRHNAKGKIFFTNEVPGLFLSKQRYIKSYIRGVFLACGSISNPEKTYHLELVCRQKSYLNSLRELMEQYDIKASLITRKGSCVLYMKESESVAGFLNVIGAHKALLEIENIRIIKEMRNGVNRQVNCETANMNKTAAAAYEQIDNILLIKEKTGLHKLPKNLFEMAEVRLNYPELTIKELGEKMDPPVGKSGVYHRLKKLNQMAEELRNSGE; encoded by the coding sequence GTGAGTTTTTCATCAATGATTAAAAAAGACCTCAGCGCTTTGGAGCCCGAATCCGACGGCTGCGCCCGCGCAGAGCTGTCCGGTATGATCGCCTCCACCGCGGTGATCGAGGTCGGTGAAAGATCCCGGATGTCCTTAAGCTTTAAAACAGAAAACCCCGCGGTGGCAGGACGGATTTTCAAGCTCATGAAAAGGCTGTACAACATTGCGCCAGAGGTATTCATTAAAAAGACCAGAAAATTCAAGGAGCACCGCTATTATACCATTGGTCTTGAAGAAAACGAAGAGGTACAGAAGGTTTTGAAGGATACCCGTATCCTCAGGCACAATGCTAAAGGAAAAATTTTCTTTACCAACGAAGTGCCCGGCTTGTTTTTATCAAAGCAGCGCTATATTAAAAGCTATATCCGGGGCGTGTTTTTAGCCTGCGGTTCCATCTCAAATCCTGAAAAGACCTATCATCTGGAGCTGGTATGCCGTCAGAAAAGCTATCTGAACAGCCTTCGGGAGCTGATGGAGCAGTATGATATTAAAGCCAGCCTGATCACAAGAAAGGGAAGCTGCGTTCTCTACATGAAGGAGAGCGAGAGCGTCGCCGGATTTTTAAATGTCATCGGCGCGCACAAGGCGCTGCTGGAAATTGAAAATATCCGTATCATCAAAGAAATGCGGAACGGCGTCAACCGCCAGGTCAACTGCGAGACTGCCAATATGAACAAGACAGCAGCGGCAGCCTATGAGCAGATCGACAATATTCTGCTGATCAAGGAAAAGACAGGGCTGCATAAGCTCCCCAAAAACCTGTTTGAGATGGCGGAGGTCCGGCTGAACTATCCAGAACTTACGATTAAAGAACTGGGTGAAAAAATGGACCCGCCGGTAGGAAAATCCGGTGTTTATCACCGCTTAAAAAAGCTTAACCAAATGGCAGAGGAGCTTCGGAACAGCGGAGAATAA
- a CDS encoding glycogen/starch/alpha-glucan phosphorylase codes for MAITDKNTKHKVNTKEAFRNAFIKKVEEVSGEDFSESTTRHQYEALAELVMEEITAEWAVNNSRLHKMEEKQIYFFSIEFLIGRLLKAYVNNLGWDTMVEETLNELGVDYEALQSEEHDPALGNGGLGRLMACFLDSTAALGFPGHGNGIRYKYGLFEQKIINNEQVEVADIWLKNGYPFEIVKPDKAVVVKYNGDVRVEEVNGKMQFIHENYDPVLAVPYDIPVKGYRNNTVNSLRLWSAKPVEDFDLSTFNQGHFLKAMQRKSEAESISQILYPSDHGFEGKLLRLKQEYFFVCAGLKRIVRRYKKHNHGSMDGFPDKICIHINDTHPALCVPELMRILVDEEGYDWDVAWDMTIKSISFTNHTVLPEALEKWPIDMVQKLLPRVYQIIEEINRRFINDMNWFYPDQVDRNYSMAILKDGQVHMAHLAIIGSHSVNGVAELHSKILREETFRDFYAVFPDRFTSVTNGVTQRRFMMGSNPGLKTLLDDTIGTDWKKPGNMCSLEALLPYAQDEAFCQKLGDIKHANKERLAKYIKETQGIVLNPDSIFDVQVKRIHEYKRQLLNILHVILTYNQLRSNPNADIVPKTYILAGKAAPSYVYAKEVIRLINVVADRVNNDPLVKDKLKVVFVPNFNVSVAEIIYPAAEISEQISTAGKEASGTGNMKFMMNGALTLGTMDGANVEIAEAVGMDNVFTFGLSDTEVYNYNTHGGYRSLEVYESDSRLQEILGQLINGFFGESAGFQMIYDSLLLHNDTYFVLKDFAPYVDIQDIASNVYRDQKQWQKMSTINIAHSGIFSSDRSIEDYEKRVWKVK; via the coding sequence ATGGCAATTACAGATAAAAATACAAAGCATAAAGTAAATACAAAGGAAGCCTTTAGAAACGCTTTCATCAAAAAAGTTGAAGAAGTCTCCGGCGAAGACTTCAGCGAGTCCACCACCAGACATCAGTACGAAGCGCTGGCAGAGCTGGTGATGGAAGAAATCACGGCGGAGTGGGCTGTAAATAACAGCCGCCTGCACAAAATGGAAGAAAAACAGATTTACTTTTTCTCCATTGAATTCCTGATCGGCCGTTTGTTAAAAGCCTACGTCAATAACCTGGGCTGGGATACCATGGTTGAAGAAACGCTGAACGAGCTGGGGGTTGACTATGAAGCCCTTCAGTCCGAGGAACATGACCCTGCGCTGGGAAACGGCGGCCTTGGCCGTTTGATGGCATGCTTCCTTGATTCGACAGCTGCGCTGGGTTTTCCTGGCCACGGCAATGGCATCCGCTATAAATACGGTCTTTTTGAGCAGAAAATCATTAACAACGAACAGGTTGAGGTTGCGGATATCTGGCTTAAAAACGGCTATCCCTTCGAAATCGTAAAGCCCGATAAGGCTGTTGTGGTTAAATATAACGGGGATGTGCGTGTAGAGGAGGTAAACGGCAAAATGCAGTTTATCCATGAAAACTACGATCCAGTCCTGGCGGTTCCCTATGATATTCCAGTTAAGGGCTACCGAAACAACACGGTCAACTCATTGCGCTTATGGAGCGCCAAGCCTGTAGAAGATTTTGACCTGTCCACCTTTAACCAGGGACACTTTCTCAAAGCCATGCAGCGTAAATCAGAGGCCGAATCCATCAGCCAGATCCTGTACCCAAGCGACCACGGATTTGAGGGCAAGCTGCTGCGCCTGAAGCAGGAATACTTCTTTGTATGCGCGGGCCTCAAACGGATTGTCCGCCGCTATAAAAAGCACAATCATGGCTCTATGGACGGCTTTCCGGATAAAATCTGTATTCATATTAACGACACGCACCCGGCGCTCTGTGTACCGGAGCTCATGCGTATTTTAGTGGATGAGGAAGGCTATGACTGGGATGTTGCATGGGATATGACCATTAAGTCCATCAGCTTTACAAACCATACCGTATTACCCGAAGCCCTTGAAAAATGGCCGATTGATATGGTACAGAAGCTGCTGCCCCGTGTTTACCAGATCATCGAAGAAATTAACCGCCGTTTTATCAACGATATGAACTGGTTCTATCCAGACCAGGTAGACCGCAATTACAGCATGGCTATTTTAAAAGACGGCCAGGTTCATATGGCACATTTAGCCATTATCGGCAGCCACTCCGTCAATGGTGTGGCAGAGCTGCATAGCAAGATCCTGCGTGAGGAGACCTTCAGGGATTTCTACGCGGTGTTCCCAGACCGCTTTACCTCTGTAACCAATGGAGTAACCCAGCGCCGTTTTATGATGGGCAGCAATCCGGGACTAAAAACCCTGCTGGATGATACCATCGGTACAGACTGGAAAAAGCCTGGCAATATGTGCAGCCTCGAAGCGCTGCTGCCCTATGCGCAGGACGAGGCGTTCTGCCAGAAGCTGGGAGACATTAAGCACGCCAATAAGGAACGGCTGGCTAAGTATATCAAGGAAACCCAGGGCATCGTCCTGAACCCGGATTCTATTTTTGACGTACAGGTCAAGCGTATCCATGAATATAAACGCCAGCTCTTAAACATCCTGCACGTCATTCTGACCTATAATCAGCTGCGCTCCAATCCAAATGCCGATATTGTACCAAAGACCTATATTCTCGCAGGCAAGGCAGCGCCCTCCTATGTATATGCGAAGGAAGTTATCCGCCTGATTAACGTGGTTGCAGATCGTGTCAACAACGATCCGCTGGTTAAGGATAAGCTTAAGGTTGTCTTTGTGCCAAACTTTAACGTGTCCGTGGCAGAGATCATCTACCCTGCGGCAGAGATCTCAGAACAGATTTCAACTGCCGGTAAAGAGGCATCCGGTACAGGCAATATGAAATTCATGATGAACGGCGCCCTGACCCTCGGCACCATGGATGGCGCTAATGTCGAAATTGCCGAGGCTGTGGGAATGGACAATGTCTTTACCTTTGGCCTGTCCGATACAGAGGTGTACAATTACAATACCCATGGCGGCTACCGCTCATTGGAAGTTTACGAGTCCGATTCCCGCTTGCAGGAAATCCTTGGTCAGCTGATCAACGGCTTCTTTGGTGAAAGCGCGGGCTTCCAGATGATTTATGACTCCCTGCTGCTGCACAACGATACTTATTTTGTCCTGAAAGATTTTGCCCCGTATGTCGATATTCAGGATATCGCCAGCAATGTGTACAGAGACCAGAAGCAATGGCAGAAAATGTCCACCATCAATATTGCCCACTCTGGAATCTTCTCAAGCGACCGCTCTATTGAGGATTATGAAAAACGGGTTTGGAAAGTTAAATAA
- a CDS encoding PHP domain-containing protein, translating to MKLLCDMHTHTTYSHGKNTIEEMVEQARALGLRAIVISDHGRSHPMFGVRRKNFEKMRREIDALNEKYDDIEIYLSVESNITGADGSIDIGKEERQYCDWIYAGYHYGYIPASIKDVFHFAIRNYLTVVFPFMKEKTRKVNTRAYLEMMDRYELKMITHPGDKLPVDLEPIAKKAAEKGVILEINPRHSHLNSEEIKIALKYNVQFAVNSDAHSVQALGQVQGAEAIIKEAGVPYERIVNIEE from the coding sequence ATGAAGCTACTCTGCGATATGCACACCCACACTACCTACAGCCATGGAAAGAATACCATTGAGGAAATGGTAGAGCAGGCACGTGCACTCGGCCTCAGGGCAATCGTAATTTCAGACCACGGCAGAAGCCACCCCATGTTTGGAGTGCGCAGAAAAAATTTCGAGAAAATGCGCCGGGAAATTGACGCGCTCAATGAAAAATACGATGATATTGAGATTTACCTTTCAGTGGAGTCCAATATCACCGGAGCGGACGGCAGCATCGATATCGGAAAAGAGGAACGTCAGTACTGCGACTGGATCTATGCCGGGTATCATTACGGCTACATACCAGCCAGCATAAAGGACGTTTTTCACTTCGCCATCCGAAATTATCTGACCGTGGTTTTCCCGTTTATGAAGGAAAAAACACGGAAGGTTAATACCAGAGCCTATCTGGAAATGATGGACCGCTACGAGCTTAAGATGATTACCCACCCTGGTGATAAGCTGCCAGTGGATCTTGAACCCATTGCCAAAAAAGCGGCTGAGAAGGGGGTTATCCTGGAAATTAACCCGAGGCACAGTCATCTCAACAGTGAGGAGATCAAGATCGCTTTGAAGTATAATGTACAGTTTGCTGTCAACAGCGATGCTCACAGTGTCCAGGCTCTCGGACAGGTACAGGGAGCAGAGGCCATCATAAAAGAAGCCGGCGTTCCCTATGAACGCATTGTCAATATTGAAGAATAA
- the murB gene encoding UDP-N-acetylmuramate dehydrogenase produces MNKEMIKNKLMDVIAAERILCDEPMKNHISFKVGGPADFLVVPESCEEFINVLACCRKNNLPFYVMGNGTNLLVRDNGYRGVMIKTRQLCRITVEDTGISAEPGSLLKDVAQAALEGCLTGMEFASGIPGSLGGAVVMNAGAYDGEMKDIIRSIEVVTEGGEILELPIEECRMGYRKSIVQENPWFVTGVNLLLRKGDYNTIKAKMDDLNERRRSKQPLEYPSAGSTFRRPEGYFAGKLVQDCGFKGYCVGGAQVSEKHSGFVINKDNATADDIITLIQTIQKKVKQDYGVDMRTEVIMIGE; encoded by the coding sequence ATGAATAAAGAAATGATCAAGAATAAACTAATGGATGTCATTGCAGCAGAAAGGATTTTATGCGATGAACCCATGAAAAACCATATTTCCTTTAAAGTAGGAGGGCCGGCGGATTTTTTGGTGGTGCCCGAGAGCTGTGAGGAATTTATAAACGTATTGGCCTGCTGCCGTAAAAATAATCTCCCTTTTTATGTAATGGGCAATGGGACCAATCTTCTGGTCAGAGATAATGGCTACCGAGGCGTCATGATAAAAACCCGTCAGCTTTGCAGGATCACGGTAGAGGATACCGGTATCAGCGCAGAGCCTGGCTCATTGCTCAAGGATGTCGCTCAGGCGGCTCTTGAAGGCTGCCTGACAGGCATGGAGTTTGCCTCTGGAATCCCAGGCTCACTGGGAGGGGCTGTTGTCATGAACGCAGGCGCCTATGACGGCGAAATGAAGGATATTATCCGCTCCATCGAAGTCGTGACAGAGGGCGGAGAAATCCTTGAGCTTCCCATCGAGGAGTGCCGTATGGGCTATCGAAAAAGCATTGTTCAGGAAAACCCCTGGTTTGTCACGGGTGTAAATCTGTTGTTAAGAAAAGGGGATTACAATACCATTAAGGCAAAGATGGATGACCTGAACGAGCGCAGAAGGAGCAAGCAGCCTCTGGAATACCCCAGCGCGGGCAGCACCTTCAGACGTCCCGAGGGATATTTTGCCGGAAAACTGGTTCAGGACTGCGGATTTAAAGGCTACTGTGTCGGCGGCGCCCAGGTATCCGAAAAGCACAGCGGCTTTGTCATCAATAAGGACAACGCCACGGCCGACGATATCATCACCCTGATTCAGACCATTCAAAAGAAAGTAAAACAGGACTACGGTGTGGATATGCGCACCGAAGTAATCATGATAGGAGAATAA